A window of the Emys orbicularis isolate rEmyOrb1 chromosome 1, rEmyOrb1.hap1, whole genome shotgun sequence genome harbors these coding sequences:
- the LOC135882496 gene encoding olfactory receptor 51G2-like: MSLKYHLVSFFFLSFSKDISKLLGPAQYIMSVVNDTEFSSAVFLLTGIPGQEDVHLWISIPFCLVYIISIVGNSVILFIIKTDPSLHEPMYIFLSMLAVTDLALSISTMPTTLGIFLFNSREISLDACFAQLFFIHSLSFIESSVLLLMAFDRFVAICNPLRYASILTLPRIGKMGLVFVLRGVAVILPLPFLLKRFRYCRANVLSHCYCLHQEVMKLACSDITVNYIYGFFLTVSMVGLDSLFIFLSYVMILKTVLKVTSHGECLRALNTCVSHLCAVLLFYTPEIGLAVIHRFGTGSPPLLKVLLGYISLLVPPLMNPIVYSVKSKHLRVRIIRVFFK, translated from the coding sequence ATGTCTCTTAAATATCATCTagtctcatttttttttctttctttcagtaaGGATATTTCAAAACTCCTTGGACCTGCCCAGTACATTATGTCAGTAGTAAATGACACCGAATTCAGctctgcagtgttccttctcaccgggatacctgggcaggaagacGTCCATCTCTGGATCTCTATCCCCTTCTGCTTAGTGTATATTATTTCAATAGtaggaaattcagtcattctgttcattataaaaacagatccaagcctccatgagcccatgtacattttcctttccatgttggccgTCACAGACCTTGCCTTATCGATATCCACCATGCCTACAACACTGGGTATATTCTTGTTTAACTCTAGGGAGATCAGTCTGGATGCTTGTTTTGCCCAGTTGTTCTTCATTCACTCACTTTCATTCATTGAATCATCGGTACTCCTGTTGATGGCCTTTGATCGATTCGTTGCTATCTGTAACCCACTGAGATATGCTTCTATCTTAACCCTGCCGAGAATTGGAAAGATGGGACTGGTGTTTGTGCTAAGAGGGGTGGCTGTAATATTACCGCTCCCCTTTCTTCTTAAACGGTTCCGATATTGTCgagccaatgtcctctcccattgCTACTGCCTGCACCAAGAGGTCATGAAGCTGGCTTGTTCGGATATCACAGTCAACTACATCTATGGCTTCTTCCTTACAGTCTCCATGGTGGGATTGGATTCACTGTTCATCTTCCTCTCAtatgtgatgatcctcaaaacagtgctgaaaGTCACATCCCATGGAGAATGCCTTAGGGCCCTGAACACATgtgtctcccacctctgtgctgtCCTGCTCTTCTACACACCAGAGATTGGCTTGGCTGTGATACACAGATTTGGGACAGGCTCTCCTCCATTGCTCAAGGTTCTCCTCGGCTACATCTCTCTGTTGGTCCCGCCACTTATGAACCCAATTGTGTACagcgtgaaaagcaaacaccttcgtgTGAGGATAATCAGGGTGTTCTTCAAGTGA